The genome window aattaaaaaaaatatgtggTCTGTTTTAATTTACTAAAAATAATTTATACTACTATCTTAATAACTTCCAAATAATAAAATATCTTTAAATTAATATTACAGCATTTTTTTGTATTAAATTTCAGACAGTACTAATAACAGGCACACAGACAATTCTTTTGTTGTTTCCATGAGCTAAGGAAAGATAAGAGACATagatacatacatacatacagtTTCTGTATCTATCTATCAGCCATGGATTTAGCCACTAAGCTTCAACTCATAGACCTCAGTTCATCATTCCTCACCGGAACATCACTCTCCGATGCTCGGAAACCATCTTTCCGGCAACGTTTCCGGCCAGTTTTAACTCAAATACCGGCTCAATCCATCATGCCCACCAAGTGTTCGATGAAATGCGTAGCTGGGTTTAATGCTAGAAATACTAATTACACTAAAAACCCACCTAGATTATCAGCTGTAGCTGTTGATACAGCTGAAACAAGTGTGAAAGATGATATAGAATCGTTGTTTTCGAAGAATTCTTCTTCGGAGAATGTCGATTATAAACGGGGGAATAGACAATCTGGGAGTGGTGCTTCGAGTATTTCGTCTGGGGTTAGGTTAGAGAATGTGACTAAGGGTTATAAGGGTGTGACTGTGTTGAAGGATATTAGCTGGGAAGTTAAGAAAGGCGAAAAAGTAGGCTTAGTAGGTGTTAATGGCGCGGGGAAGACGACACAAATGAGGATTATTGCTGGGATGGAAGAACCTGATTCGGGGAATGTGATCAAGGCGAAATCGAATATGAGGATATCGTTTTTGAGTCAGGAGTTTGAGGTTTCGTTGAGTAGGACGGTGAAGGAAGAGTTTATGAGTGCGTTTAAGGAGGAGATGGAGATTGCAGGGAGGTTGGAGAAGGTGCAGAAGGCAATTGAGGGTTCTGTTGAGGATTTGGAGTTGATGGGGAGGTTGTTGGATGAGTTTGATTTGTTGCAGAGACGGGCGCAGGCTGTGGATTTGGATGTTGTGGATGTGAAGATTAGTAAGTTGATGACTGGACTTGGGTTTGCAGAGGAGGATTCAGATAGGTTGGTGGCGTCGTTTAGTGGTGGGTGGCAAATGAGAATGTCGCTTGGGAAGATTTTGCTTCAGGTTTGTGATTGTGTTTTTTATTGGTAAATTAATGTTTCATAAGTTAGGCTCCTTAGGTTGTAGAAGTTTGTGCTGTGTCCTTATTTGAGCTCTATAGACTATTACTATTGAGCAAAGTTGACTTGTGGTTATATTGACATGGTGTATATAAGGAATTTATGGTGGTAACTTATAAAACTATATTGAAACTTCCATCAAAGAATTTTTTTGCTTATAGGACTATGTGCATGCAATGTGGAGTTGTCTAGTTTTGAAAGTTTGGTCTGAATAGAGTGAGTGACTTTCTTGCAGCTAGTAACATTACATATCATTCATGTTCGATTGATGATTGAGCTAAATATGTTCTTTTTCAAATTTAGTGGAATTATAATTGTTATTGGATGTGTGTTAAACTACTGGTTGTCTGTAGTTGTTGATGTGCACACTTCAATTGCGCTTTCTATATTGAAAATTGTTTGTTAATTTGCTACATCTGTAATATGCATCAtaaataagagatctgtttttgaCTGGATAATACATAACATATGCAGGATCCAGATTTGTTACTTTTGGATGAACCTACCAATCATCTTGATCTTGACACCATTGAGTGGCTCGAAGGTTATCTGAATAAGCAGGACGTGCCCATGGTTATTATATCTCATGACAGGGCTTTCCTTGACCAATTATGCACAAAAATTGTTGAAACTGATATGGGTGTATCCAGAACTTTCATGGGGAATTATTCTGAATTTATTATCCAAAAGGCAGCATGGATTGAAGCTCAATTTGCAGCATGGGAGAAGCAACAGAAAGAAATT of Apium graveolens cultivar Ventura unplaced genomic scaffold, ASM990537v1 ctg447, whole genome shotgun sequence contains these proteins:
- the LOC141701918 gene encoding ABC transporter F family member 5-like, giving the protein MDLATKLQLIDLSSSFLTGTSLSDARKPSFRQRFRPVLTQIPAQSIMPTKCSMKCVAGFNARNTNYTKNPPRLSAVAVDTAETSVKDDIESLFSKNSSSENVDYKRGNRQSGSGASSISSGVRLENVTKGYKGVTVLKDISWEVKKGEKVGLVGVNGAGKTTQMRIIAGMEEPDSGNVIKAKSNMRISFLSQEFEVSLSRTVKEEFMSAFKEEMEIAGRLEKVQKAIEGSVEDLELMGRLLDEFDLLQRRAQAVDLDVVDVKISKLMTGLGFAEEDSDRLVASFSGGWQMRMSLGKILLQDPDLLLLDEPTNHLDLDTIEWLEGYLNKQDVPMVIISHDRAFLDQLCTKIVETDMGVSRTFMGNYSEFIIQKAAWIEAQFAAWEKQQKEIEHTKGLITRLGAGANSGRASSAGKKLEKLQDEEQVDKPFIRKQMKIRFPERGRSGRTVAMIKNLEFSYGDQVLFKNANLTIEKGEKVAILGPNGCGKSTLLKLLMGLAEPTRGEVLLGEHNVLPNYFEQNQAEALDLDKTVLDTVAEVAEDWRLDDIKGLLGRCNFKADMLDRKVSLLSGGEKARLSFCKFMVTPSTLLVLDEPTNHLDIPTKEMLEEAISEYKGTVITVSHDRYFIKQIVNRVLEVKDGNLQDYMGDYNYYLEKNLDARERELEREAELEEKSPKTKAKSKMSKAEREARKKQKVQAFQQAKQKSKGMKNAKRWK